The following are from one region of the Marinomonas sp. CT5 genome:
- a CDS encoding ATP-binding cassette domain-containing protein: MFSLPDPVLTAQAISLEIAGHRILSDCHLKLYPSEVLALVGPSGAGKSSLLNILAGRQLSNNCQALSLLGQDLLRTSLYQTNLLRRRACGYVAQDASTTLNLRQSAATNIVRRLFDLGDNRAVDALKQAQKWGQRLGLCPERLHEPVKNFSGGMRQRVQIAAAMIHQPSILFLDEPTAGLDSVAQADFLDVLSNLRNQTQTAMVFVTHDLRLARLIADRAIVMDQGRIVSESIMDRLLTEPEHLIAQALVKAMI; encoded by the coding sequence ATGTTTAGCTTGCCAGATCCCGTGCTGACAGCACAGGCTATCTCACTTGAAATAGCTGGGCACCGTATTTTGTCGGATTGTCACCTCAAGCTTTATCCTTCCGAGGTTCTCGCTTTAGTCGGCCCCTCAGGTGCTGGAAAATCAAGTCTTCTGAATATACTTGCTGGACGACAGCTATCTAACAACTGTCAGGCTCTTTCCCTTTTAGGCCAGGATTTACTACGTACCAGTCTTTATCAAACTAACCTTTTACGTCGGCGGGCGTGTGGCTATGTGGCTCAGGATGCCAGCACAACCCTAAACCTGAGACAAAGTGCCGCCACTAATATCGTACGTCGTCTTTTTGATTTAGGTGACAACCGTGCGGTTGATGCACTCAAACAAGCACAAAAATGGGGCCAGCGACTTGGTTTATGTCCAGAACGATTACATGAGCCAGTGAAGAACTTTTCGGGAGGGATGCGCCAACGCGTACAAATCGCTGCGGCCATGATCCATCAGCCGAGCATTTTATTTTTAGATGAACCCACTGCTGGTCTCGACTCAGTCGCTCAAGCAGATTTTTTAGATGTGCTCTCTAATTTGAGAAACCAAACACAGACTGCCATGGTGTTTGTGACTCATGACTTACGTCTAGCTCGACTCATTGCTGATCGGGCCATCGTGATGGATCAAGGCCGCATCGTCAGCGAATCCATTATGGATCGTTTGCTTACTGAGCCTGAGCATCTCATCGCCCAAGCTCTTGTTAAGGCAATGATTTAA
- a CDS encoding ATP-binding cassette domain-containing protein, which translates to MNKPTVILQYEGNGIHHGPLRITAQTGQIVQIWGASGSGKSTLLSRIWGSRSLGTAHLCIRTHDQQFTPSTMTPAHFAFLRSRLMSYVGQHPTVLPREKLVDWFALVPTKTVLDGLRLLDLSPSLLSRYACDVSGGELQRFMLLHAYFSSPPILLLDEPCTGLDPERSHQVSTLLLQAKAAQKLVIYTSHTSASWVDQSISLDG; encoded by the coding sequence ATGAATAAACCAACTGTGATTTTGCAGTATGAAGGCAATGGCATACATCATGGGCCACTTCGCATAACGGCACAAACAGGGCAGATAGTACAGATCTGGGGAGCGTCAGGCTCAGGAAAATCGACTTTGCTCTCACGAATTTGGGGAAGTCGAAGCTTAGGAACGGCACACTTGTGCATACGAACCCACGATCAGCAGTTCACACCAAGCACAATGACACCCGCCCACTTTGCATTTCTACGCTCACGATTAATGTCGTACGTAGGGCAACATCCTACCGTACTACCTCGCGAAAAACTTGTGGATTGGTTTGCTCTAGTCCCCACAAAGACAGTACTCGACGGACTAAGACTGCTGGACCTCTCTCCTAGCTTACTCTCTCGCTATGCCTGTGATGTCTCTGGTGGTGAACTACAGCGTTTTATGTTGCTTCACGCTTATTTTTCTTCTCCTCCAATCTTACTTTTAGATGAGCCCTGTACAGGATTGGATCCAGAGCGTAGTCATCAGGTGAGCACGCTTTTATTACAGGCTAAAGCCGCTCAGAAACTGGTTATTTACACCAGTCATACGAGTGCCAGTTGGGTGGATCAGTCAATCTCTTTAGACGGTTAA
- a CDS encoding antitoxin Xre/MbcA/ParS toxin-binding domain-containing protein, protein MSTKRKNYAEKCIDIHDIESSLDRVLNDSKGSPVAIMKDGNPVFYCIPADTYAAILELVDASEMRELNERVHQLGLELFGDEDKWKSWIKAPALALGGKSPESIMATKEGINRVRDLIGQISHGVVV, encoded by the coding sequence ATGAGCACTAAACGAAAAAATTATGCCGAAAAATGCATCGATATTCATGATATTGAGAGCAGTCTTGATCGTGTTTTGAATGATTCAAAAGGTAGTCCAGTTGCTATTATGAAGGATGGTAATCCCGTATTTTACTGTATTCCCGCTGACACATACGCGGCAATTCTAGAATTAGTTGATGCATCTGAAATGAGAGAGTTGAATGAAAGAGTTCATCAATTGGGTCTAGAGCTGTTTGGTGACGAAGACAAATGGAAATCATGGATTAAAGCACCTGCACTAGCGTTAGGTGGTAAGTCACCAGAGTCGATTATGGCTACTAAAGAAGGAATAAATAGAGTAAGAGATCTTATAGGGCAGATTAGCCACGGGGTTGTTGTTTAA
- a CDS encoding type II toxin-antitoxin system Phd/YefM family antitoxin → MSVVTANDLKTKGVSAIEAGLLEDEEVIISVRGRDTYVVMDLHKYSKFREYELEIALLEARADIEAGRYCESSVNDHMQQIINGL, encoded by the coding sequence ATGAGTGTTGTTACTGCTAATGATTTAAAAACTAAGGGTGTGTCTGCAATTGAGGCCGGTTTGTTAGAAGATGAAGAAGTTATTATCTCTGTCCGAGGTAGAGATACATATGTCGTGATGGATTTGCATAAATACTCTAAGTTCAGAGAGTATGAGCTTGAGATTGCCTTACTAGAAGCTAGGGCTGATATTGAGGCTGGACGTTATTGTGAAAGCTCTGTGAATGACCATATGCAGCAGATAATAAATGGACTATAG
- the umuC gene encoding translesion error-prone DNA polymerase V subunit UmuC has product MKTVFALVDCNNFYASCEKLFRPDLKHTPVAVLSNNDGCIVARSKEVKELGIKMGVPMFQVQDEIKKHGIVCFSSNYALYADLSNRVMTILEEEAPRLEVYSIDEAFMDLTGVDHVTDLLAFGKRVKAKVDQWTGITVGVGIAPTKTLAKLANHAAKKYPATGSVVDLMDPDRQKRLLALLDVSDVWGVGRRTTAKLKARGINTALDLANADPKSIRSEFSVVLERTIRELNGVSCLDLELVRPTKQQIICSRSFGHKVTDKQELREAIAKYTTRAAEKLRGEKRLCRVVSVFLRTSPFIPNEPQYSKTLSAELPNPTDDTRDLLEVADVLFRRIYRAGYRYAKGGVMLADFYEHGAFQQDLFRADNTKINSKALMNVVDKINHSGLGNVFFASQGVSPQWSMKREHLSPAYTTRWDELPKVY; this is encoded by the coding sequence ATGAAGACGGTCTTTGCCTTGGTCGATTGCAATAATTTCTACGCCAGCTGCGAGAAGCTGTTTCGGCCAGATTTGAAACACACGCCTGTTGCGGTGTTGTCGAATAACGATGGTTGTATTGTCGCGCGTTCTAAAGAGGTAAAGGAGCTGGGGATTAAGATGGGCGTGCCGATGTTTCAGGTTCAGGACGAGATAAAAAAGCACGGCATTGTCTGCTTTTCGTCGAACTATGCGCTGTATGCGGATTTGTCGAATCGGGTGATGACCATCTTAGAAGAGGAAGCGCCACGGCTGGAAGTGTATTCCATTGATGAAGCCTTTATGGATTTAACCGGTGTTGATCACGTGACGGATTTGCTAGCGTTTGGCAAACGAGTAAAGGCCAAGGTCGATCAATGGACGGGCATTACGGTAGGCGTGGGCATCGCGCCCACCAAGACGCTAGCGAAATTGGCCAACCATGCGGCGAAGAAATACCCAGCCACTGGTTCGGTGGTAGATTTGATGGACCCAGACAGACAAAAGCGCTTGTTGGCTTTGTTGGATGTGAGTGACGTATGGGGTGTTGGCCGTCGTACCACGGCAAAGCTAAAGGCGAGGGGAATCAACACAGCGTTGGATCTGGCGAATGCTGACCCTAAATCGATTCGAAGTGAGTTTTCTGTGGTGTTGGAGCGAACTATTCGAGAGTTGAATGGGGTGTCGTGTTTGGATTTGGAATTAGTCAGGCCAACTAAACAGCAAATCATTTGCAGTCGGTCATTTGGTCATAAGGTGACAGACAAACAAGAACTACGGGAAGCGATCGCTAAGTACACAACCAGAGCTGCCGAGAAACTACGCGGTGAAAAACGCCTTTGCCGCGTGGTGAGTGTGTTCCTTCGCACCAGTCCCTTTATTCCAAACGAACCGCAATATTCGAAAACCCTGTCTGCAGAACTCCCCAACCCAACTGACGACACGCGAGACTTATTAGAAGTGGCCGACGTGCTGTTTCGTCGCATCTATCGTGCAGGTTATCGCTACGCCAAAGGCGGTGTAATGCTCGCCGATTTCTACGAACATGGTGCATTCCAACAAGATTTATTCCGAGCCGACAATACAAAAATCAACTCAAAAGCCCTAATGAACGTCGTGGACAAAATCAATCACAGCGGCCTAGGCAACGTCTTCTTCGCCTCGCAAGGCGTGTCACCTCAATGGTCAATGAAACGCGAACACCTATCGCCAGCCTATACGACCAGGTGGGATGAGTTACCCAAAGTGTATTGA
- the umuD gene encoding translesion error-prone DNA polymerase V autoproteolytic subunit, which yields MRVTYLGVSESAAFIAANSVRIPLYVDSVSAGFPSPAQDFVEKSLDLNEFCVAHPNATFYVRAQGDSMIDVGIHSGDVLVVDRSLTARHGDIVIACIHGEMTVKTLELQPNVLLRPKNKAYKAIHITEESELEIFGVVTGVVRKYERG from the coding sequence ATGCGTGTGACTTATCTTGGTGTGTCTGAGTCGGCGGCGTTTATCGCGGCCAATAGTGTGCGAATCCCTTTGTATGTGGATTCGGTATCGGCGGGTTTTCCTTCGCCCGCTCAGGACTTTGTTGAAAAATCTTTAGACTTAAATGAGTTCTGTGTCGCTCACCCGAACGCGACGTTTTACGTCCGTGCTCAGGGAGATTCGATGATCGATGTAGGCATTCATTCGGGTGATGTGTTGGTGGTGGATCGTTCATTAACCGCGCGTCATGGGGATATTGTGATTGCCTGTATTCATGGGGAAATGACGGTGAAGACATTGGAGCTTCAACCTAATGTGTTACTTCGTCCGAAGAACAAAGCCTACAAAGCCATTCATATTACCGAAGAGTCTGAGCTGGAAATCTTCGGCGTGGTAACGGGTGTGGTTCGTAAGTACGAGCGCGGTTGA
- a CDS encoding MbcA/ParS/Xre antitoxin family protein, whose amino-acid sequence MKSLRGVKRFSLDSINDLFPDVDIMSPIGYFSIVRSRVSGDRLKAITDLIGEKELIARSIGTTSNLSKSYQTKRLSSAETDNLIDLLRVYIQAAKIYGSLDLAKEWMRSSIPALGGEIPVNMLDLHAGREVVRQVLRRMEFGEYV is encoded by the coding sequence ATGAAATCGCTTAGAGGCGTAAAAAGATTTTCTCTTGATTCTATCAACGATCTATTTCCCGATGTAGATATTATGTCGCCAATTGGGTATTTTTCGATTGTTCGATCGAGAGTTAGTGGTGATCGATTGAAGGCGATTACTGATTTGATAGGGGAAAAAGAGTTGATTGCTCGGTCAATCGGTACCACTTCAAATCTTAGTAAGAGTTATCAAACCAAACGCTTATCTTCTGCTGAGACAGATAATCTGATTGACCTGCTACGAGTTTATATTCAGGCTGCAAAAATTTATGGATCATTAGATTTGGCAAAAGAATGGATGCGTTCGTCTATTCCTGCCCTTGGAGGGGAGATTCCCGTTAACATGCTCGATTTACACGCTGGCCGTGAAGTTGTGCGGCAAGTACTTCGAAGAATGGAATTTGGGGAGTATGTGTAA
- a CDS encoding helix-turn-helix transcriptional regulator, translated as MRNIAKEVGELIRSQRKARGISQEALAAKSKIDRSYMGRIERGEVNVTLKALWDIAASMDISTKILIPD; from the coding sequence ATGAGAAACATAGCAAAAGAGGTTGGAGAGCTAATTCGGAGTCAACGTAAAGCGCGAGGTATCTCTCAAGAAGCTTTAGCGGCAAAATCTAAGATAGACCGCAGTTATATGGGAAGAATAGAGCGAGGTGAAGTCAATGTTACGTTAAAAGCTCTATGGGATATCGCTGCGTCGATGGATATCTCGACGAAAATACTGATCCCCGATTGA
- a CDS encoding DEAD/DEAH box helicase family protein, producing the protein MKKMQNLSLRTWQKSCLSKALEVYQNGQQNFMCVAAPGAGKTRFSASLAKSLLDADHIDFVLCFAPSVSIQNSIQETFSNILNDRFDGRIGAKGLVITYQGIQYAYQELAHVIKNYRVLIISDEIHHCASGVSSTSNQWGQLLVSLISEGNPLTLTLSGTPWRSDSTKIALQSYSGEPQELDTDFVYGLGDAVRDKVCRRPSLILLDNSSIDVKEDSKTHKFSSIRQAIEAEKLKYSELLTHQDSLSQLMTYAHEELIRIREKHPRAAGLVVASSIDQARRISQFIITNFNESSIVVSYDQIDAHENIRDFQSSEIDWIVSIGMVSEGTDIPRLQVCAYLSNVRTELNFRQVLGRILRINKEPNESCSMIAFAEPKLIEYSERINQDLPEDSMRIKVIEDQALIKTANFNQHTISSENKGFISMKTTPSSHTHTFDRLHDIASEASYSVKMALCKDSYRTTILSL; encoded by the coding sequence ATGAAGAAAATGCAAAACCTCTCACTAAGAACTTGGCAAAAGAGCTGTTTATCTAAAGCTTTAGAAGTCTATCAAAATGGTCAGCAAAACTTTATGTGCGTTGCTGCACCAGGTGCCGGAAAAACAAGATTTTCTGCATCGTTAGCAAAAAGCTTATTAGATGCTGACCACATTGATTTCGTTCTTTGCTTCGCCCCCTCTGTAAGCATACAGAACAGCATTCAAGAAACCTTCAGCAATATATTGAATGATCGCTTTGATGGCCGAATAGGCGCAAAAGGCTTGGTTATTACCTATCAAGGAATCCAATACGCATACCAAGAACTTGCACATGTCATTAAGAACTACCGTGTTCTAATAATCTCTGATGAAATTCATCACTGTGCTTCTGGTGTAAGTAGCACGTCTAATCAATGGGGACAGTTGTTAGTTTCTTTAATATCAGAAGGCAATCCCCTGACTCTAACTTTGAGTGGTACTCCTTGGCGGTCAGACAGTACAAAAATAGCGCTTCAGAGCTATTCTGGAGAGCCTCAAGAGCTTGATACAGACTTTGTGTATGGGTTAGGCGATGCAGTTAGAGATAAGGTTTGTAGGAGACCTAGTTTAATATTGCTCGATAATAGCTCGATTGATGTTAAGGAGGATTCTAAAACACATAAATTTAGTAGTATTCGCCAGGCAATTGAGGCTGAAAAACTAAAATATAGCGAACTACTGACTCATCAAGACTCACTAAGTCAGCTAATGACCTATGCCCATGAGGAACTGATTAGAATTAGAGAAAAACACCCTCGTGCCGCAGGTTTAGTTGTTGCATCATCTATTGATCAAGCGCGGCGGATATCTCAGTTTATTATCACTAACTTTAACGAGAGCTCTATTGTAGTTAGTTATGATCAAATTGATGCTCACGAAAACATCAGAGACTTTCAAAGTTCAGAGATTGACTGGATTGTTTCTATTGGCATGGTAAGTGAAGGCACAGACATCCCACGTTTACAGGTCTGCGCTTATCTGAGCAATGTGAGAACAGAGCTTAACTTTCGCCAAGTGCTTGGACGGATTCTACGGATTAATAAGGAACCGAATGAGTCTTGTTCAATGATAGCGTTTGCTGAGCCAAAGCTAATTGAATATTCAGAACGGATAAACCAAGACCTACCGGAAGATTCGATGAGAATAAAAGTCATCGAAGATCAAGCCCTAATAAAAACAGCGAACTTCAATCAACACACTATAAGCTCGGAAAACAAAGGCTTTATTTCCATGAAAACAACACCTTCAAGCCATACACATACATTTGATAGACTTCATGATATAGCATCAGAAGCTTCATACTCCGTTAAAATGGCTTTATGTAAAGACTCTTACAGGACAACAATTCTATCTTTATAA
- a CDS encoding site-specific integrase: MAHIRYADSVDFYGSLHGRFPVILSEELTVHRLSLQYLLSLRVMCAERTLITYAHHICDFLTQLEVDNNGCSDEQRLAWDEIDDSWLESYRNELLSRPGANKDNTKNYVAQVLRTVIAYLEWTQTQGYSYNLIGVEERCRVRLLPSKKDGVVSHPLVKRLSKEKSAPRTAPRMDWIEIVKAHTTLGANNLQVRFELMVDWGAALGLRAHEICALNIEQLPERKTAENAAIAGENVFINVVTSKGSKPKVIPISPLLVKRTWDYIENDRSSTVKAHRKRNRKRKDVYVESSSIFLSSTTGRALHPRTLSNQVRSAFCCAVECGALTKDELVWQHGLKHRFTTDILKGLDSAGIQRVEEIAKHLTRHKSPDSLQTYAVGRFFEDSNGS; encoded by the coding sequence ATGGCTCATATTAGATACGCTGATTCCGTAGACTTTTATGGATCACTGCATGGTAGGTTTCCAGTGATCCTGTCGGAAGAGTTAACTGTTCATCGGCTTTCATTGCAATATCTACTCTCATTGCGAGTAATGTGTGCTGAGCGAACTCTCATTACATATGCTCATCATATATGTGATTTCTTAACTCAATTAGAAGTAGATAATAATGGATGCAGTGATGAGCAGAGGCTTGCTTGGGATGAGATAGATGACTCTTGGCTAGAGAGTTACCGCAATGAATTGTTGAGCAGGCCTGGAGCAAATAAAGACAACACAAAAAATTATGTTGCCCAGGTTCTGCGTACTGTAATTGCATATCTAGAGTGGACTCAAACACAGGGTTATTCATACAACCTTATTGGAGTAGAGGAACGATGTAGGGTAAGACTGTTGCCCTCAAAAAAAGATGGTGTTGTTTCTCATCCATTAGTTAAGCGCCTTAGTAAAGAAAAAAGCGCGCCTCGAACTGCTCCGCGAATGGATTGGATTGAAATTGTTAAAGCGCATACAACGCTGGGTGCTAACAATTTGCAAGTTCGATTTGAGCTTATGGTCGATTGGGGAGCTGCTCTCGGGTTGAGGGCTCACGAAATATGCGCTTTAAATATAGAACAACTTCCTGAAAGAAAAACTGCCGAGAATGCAGCTATCGCCGGTGAAAATGTTTTTATAAATGTTGTTACTTCAAAAGGGAGTAAGCCAAAAGTAATTCCAATAAGTCCACTGTTGGTTAAAAGAACATGGGATTATATAGAGAATGATAGATCATCTACCGTAAAGGCACACAGAAAAAGAAATAGAAAGAGAAAAGATGTATACGTAGAGTCCTCAAGTATTTTTTTATCTAGTACAACCGGTCGAGCGTTACACCCTAGGACACTTTCTAATCAGGTCAGAAGTGCTTTTTGTTGTGCCGTAGAATGCGGTGCTTTAACGAAAGATGAGCTTGTTTGGCAGCACGGACTAAAACACCGATTCACAACGGACATTTTAAAAGGCTTAGATTCTGCAGGAATTCAGAGAGTAGAGGAAATTGCTAAGCATCTAACACGACATAAATCCCCTGATAGTTTACAGACGTATGCAGTCGGACGTTTTTTTGAGGATAGTAATGGCTCATAA